In a genomic window of Drosophila takahashii strain IR98-3 E-12201 chromosome 3L, DtakHiC1v2, whole genome shotgun sequence:
- the Sytbeta gene encoding synaptotagmin-5 isoform X1: protein MSGLGPAACWLAHKRIESWSRMAKERVGAGVRRVTLDRNSADEGSPSGSGSSSTTGGAGGGGNGPSVVHILPMGEGSTTPPPQPMTPPPSASSVTSTTSGIGSVSAGSVSDSCDLPTDSEEVAIAKECQPIQPASQMHGMHGGMGFNHHHMGTVSATGTDILRGPAEVFHSPLHLHHQSRSFPPRLQRTPSISSQSSVDSAPSRHSGHRGSSPQIRTFGPDGRSSLPSEPAFPHHLARSPSPMRTISLDARCGSPAHSADPGDLRTPSPSQSSLASLAGGSGMGGGSSGKGVAGGRCLSPLLIPPRSQPGVDPAMGPASPLGALQPDLYRLPDGPVYLTAPESSHAVGRLHLRVKYDYHLFDLTVHLIEAHSLSPIEEGGFRDPYVRLMLQPEVDSRKRQTHIHRGESNPYFDQHFKFPVSRDQLQGKELILQVLDYDRYSHNDIIGEVRISVDGLDLSKSVEIWGDLLRTKKPKEDRPELLCSLNYLPQAERLTVVIMKARNLDTLQEPYVKIYLIQNGKRIKKKKTSITKSDDPTNPIWNEAFTFNLQSNYLHNAAIEIYVVGAGSEATEIGCCGLGPQESGTGCQHWHDMINNARKPTAMWHYIR, encoded by the exons ATGAGTGGCCTGGGTCCGGCAGCCTGTTGGCTGGCCCACAAGCGCATCGAGTCCTGGTCGCGGATGGCCAAGGAGCGAGTGGGAGCGGGAGTGCGTCGCGTCACCCTCGATAGGAACTCGGCGGACGAGGGATCGCCGAGTGGGAGTGGCAGTAGCTCCACCACCGGAGgcgctggtggtggtggcaacGGGCCGTCGGTGGTGCACATCCTGCCGATGGGCGAGGGCTCCACCACGCCACCGCCGCAACCCATGACCCCGCCGCCTTCGGCCTCGTCGGTCACCTCGACCACCAGCGGAATTGGCAGTGTTTCGGCCGGTAGTGTCAGCGATAGCTGTGATTTGCCCACGGACTCGGAG GAGGTGGCCATTGCCAAGGAATGCCAGCCCATCCAGCCGGCCAGCCAAATGCATGGAATGCACGGCGGCATGGGCTTCAACCATCATCACATGGGCACCGTTTCGGCCACTGGGACGGACATCTTGCGCGGACCCGCCGAAGTGTTCCACAGTCCGCTGCACTTGCACCACCAGAGCCGCTCCTTCCCCCCGCGCCTCCAGCGCACGCCGTCCATCTCCAGCCAGAGCAGCGTGGACAGCGCCCCATCCAGGCATTCG GGTCACCGTGGATCCTCGCCACAGATAAGGACTTTCGGACCGGACGGACGTAGCTCTCTGCCGAGTGAGCCGGCATTTCCGCACCACTTGGCCAGATCGCCCAGTCCCATGCGAACGATTTCTTTGGATGCACGCTGCGGCAGTCCGGCCCATTCGGCGGATCCTGGCGATCTGAGGACACCCAGTCCTTCGCAGAGCAGCTTGGCCTCGTTGGCCGGTGGCTCGGGTATGGGAGGCGGTAGCTCGGGAAAGGGCGTGGCCGGTGGTCGCTGCCTTTCGCCGCTGCTCATACCGCCACGATCGCAGCCCGGAGTGGATCCCGCCATGGGTCCTGCCTCCCCGCTGGGAGCCCTCCAGCCGGATCTCTACCGATTGCCTGACGGACCCGTTTATCTGACAGCACCCGAATCCAGTCACGCCGTGGGACGTTTGCACCTGCGCGTGAAGTACGACTATCACCTGTTCGACCTGACGGTTCATCTGATTGAAG CTCACAGTCTCAGTCCCATCGAGGAGGGTGGCTTCCGGGATCCTTATGTTCGGCTGATGTTGCAACCGGAAGTCGACAGCCGGAAGCGACAGACCCACATCCATCGTGGCGAATCGAATCCCTACTTTGACCAGCACTTCAAGTTCCCGGTTTCCCGCGATCAGCTCCAAGGCAAGGAGCTGATCCTCCAGGTGCTCGACTACGATCGCTATTCGCACAACGACATTATCGGAGAGGTTCGCATCTCGGTGGATGGTCTGGATCTCTCCAAGTCTGTGGAG ATCTGGGGAGACTTGCTGCGGACCAAGAAACCCAAAGAGGATCGACCGGAGCTGCTTTGCTCCTTGAACTATTTACCGCAGGCCGAGCGATTGACCGTGGTCATAATGAAGGCTAGAAATTTGGATACTCTTCAGGAACCATATGTGAAG atttacCTTATTCAAAACGGCAAGCGCATCAAGAAGAAAAAGACGAGCATTACGAAGTCCGACGATCCCACCAACCCCATTTGGAATGAGGCGTTCACGTTTAATTTGCAATCAAATTATCTCCACAATGCAGCCATCGAG ATCTATGTGGTGGGTGCTGGGAGCGAGGCCACGGAAATCGGATGCTGCGGTCTGGGGCCCCAGGAAAGTGGAACTGGCTGCCAGCACTGG
- the LOC108063724 gene encoding uncharacterized protein isoform X2, whose protein sequence is MAGRLLSILNLGENILPKCKLLHQSLYCSRGMAKKKDQSHGTEKGKKTCGKTQFFGGCFKSG, encoded by the exons ATGGCCGGTCGTCTGCTTAGTATCCTGAATCTGGGCGAAAACATCCTGCCCAAATGCAAGCTGCTCCATCAATCTTTATATTGTTCGAGGGGAATGGCTAAGAAGAAGGACCAAAGCCATGGCACCGAGAAGGGCAAGAAGACCTGTGGAAAGACCCAGTTCTTTGGCGGCTGCTTCAAGAGTGGGTG A
- the Sytbeta gene encoding CCR4-NOT transcription complex subunit 3 isoform X2 → MSGLGPAACWLAHKRIESWSRMAKERVGAGVRRVTLDRNSADEGSPSGSGSSSTTGGAGGGGNGPSVVHILPMGEGSTTPPPQPMTPPPSASSVTSTTSGIGSVSAGSVSDSCDLPTDSEEVAIAKECQPIQPASQMHGMHGGMGFNHHHMGTVSATGTDILRGPAEVFHSPLHLHHQSRSFPPRLQRTPSISSQSSVDSAPSRHSGHRGSSPQIRTFGPDGRSSLPSEPAFPHHLARSPSPMRTISLDARCGSPAHSADPGDLRTPSPSQSSLASLAGGSGMGGGSSGKGVAGGRCLSPLLIPPRSQPGVDPAMGPASPLGALQPDLYRLPDGPVYLTAPESSHAVGRLHLRVKYDYHLFDLTVHLIEG, encoded by the exons ATGAGTGGCCTGGGTCCGGCAGCCTGTTGGCTGGCCCACAAGCGCATCGAGTCCTGGTCGCGGATGGCCAAGGAGCGAGTGGGAGCGGGAGTGCGTCGCGTCACCCTCGATAGGAACTCGGCGGACGAGGGATCGCCGAGTGGGAGTGGCAGTAGCTCCACCACCGGAGgcgctggtggtggtggcaacGGGCCGTCGGTGGTGCACATCCTGCCGATGGGCGAGGGCTCCACCACGCCACCGCCGCAACCCATGACCCCGCCGCCTTCGGCCTCGTCGGTCACCTCGACCACCAGCGGAATTGGCAGTGTTTCGGCCGGTAGTGTCAGCGATAGCTGTGATTTGCCCACGGACTCGGAG GAGGTGGCCATTGCCAAGGAATGCCAGCCCATCCAGCCGGCCAGCCAAATGCATGGAATGCACGGCGGCATGGGCTTCAACCATCATCACATGGGCACCGTTTCGGCCACTGGGACGGACATCTTGCGCGGACCCGCCGAAGTGTTCCACAGTCCGCTGCACTTGCACCACCAGAGCCGCTCCTTCCCCCCGCGCCTCCAGCGCACGCCGTCCATCTCCAGCCAGAGCAGCGTGGACAGCGCCCCATCCAGGCATTCG GGTCACCGTGGATCCTCGCCACAGATAAGGACTTTCGGACCGGACGGACGTAGCTCTCTGCCGAGTGAGCCGGCATTTCCGCACCACTTGGCCAGATCGCCCAGTCCCATGCGAACGATTTCTTTGGATGCACGCTGCGGCAGTCCGGCCCATTCGGCGGATCCTGGCGATCTGAGGACACCCAGTCCTTCGCAGAGCAGCTTGGCCTCGTTGGCCGGTGGCTCGGGTATGGGAGGCGGTAGCTCGGGAAAGGGCGTGGCCGGTGGTCGCTGCCTTTCGCCGCTGCTCATACCGCCACGATCGCAGCCCGGAGTGGATCCCGCCATGGGTCCTGCCTCCCCGCTGGGAGCCCTCCAGCCGGATCTCTACCGATTGCCTGACGGACCCGTTTATCTGACAGCACCCGAATCCAGTCACGCCGTGGGACGTTTGCACCTGCGCGTGAAGTACGACTATCACCTGTTCGACCTGACGGTTCATCTGATTGAAG gtTAA
- the LOC108063724 gene encoding uncharacterized protein isoform X1: MAGRLLSILNLGENILPKCKLLHQSLYCSRGMAKKKDQSHGTEKGKKTCGKTQFFGGCFKKSEPFRRENKKEKSKRCRDPCIDGPCRPEK; the protein is encoded by the exons ATGGCCGGTCGTCTGCTTAGTATCCTGAATCTGGGCGAAAACATCCTGCCCAAATGCAAGCTGCTCCATCAATCTTTATATTGTTCGAGGGGAATGGCTAAGAAGAAGGACCAAAGCCATGGCACCGAGAAGGGCAAGAAGACCTGTGGAAAGACCCAGTTCTTTGGCGGCTGCTTCAAGA AATCGGAACCTTTTAGGAGGGAGAACAAGAAGGAGAAAAGCAAACGCTGTCGGGATCCCTGCATAGATGGACCTTGCCGGCCTGAGAAATAG